Within the candidate division KSB1 bacterium genome, the region GTGTCATGGGGAGGATGGCAGCGGGAGCGCCCAGGGCCCGTCCCTGCGCGGGCTGGCAGCGCACTGGCGTCGCGACACGCTCATTCGTTACCTCAGAGACCCTGCCGCTGCGCGGGTGGGCGAGGTGCGACTCCAGCAACTTGCGCGGCGCTATTATCCCAT harbors:
- a CDS encoding cytochrome c; protein product: MKTQNTTTTIAAVSAEKIYQEWGCGTCHGEDGSGSAQGPSLRGLAAHWRRDTLIRYLRDPAAARVGEVRLQQLARRYYPISMPAFDGLDSTQIGILADHLLQQL